In the genome of Lacerta agilis isolate rLacAgi1 chromosome 2, rLacAgi1.pri, whole genome shotgun sequence, one region contains:
- the LOC117042507 gene encoding gastrula zinc finger protein XlCGF57.1-like, whose protein sequence is MLLLATAVLPRGGAGGDVEGILAEGEQSEVSPQRAKEEEEQRKLRVQDGGSMQEGRRKQKAEGNSGTSQGAENQIRREEKKHECTVCGKRLGSRSTLTSHQRVHTGEKAYTCTVCGKSFSASSSHRRHRRTHTGEKPYTCSECGKPFSHSHSLTSHQRTHTGEKPYTCSECGKSFSRNGQLTTHQRTHTGEKPYTCSECGKSFRQCSNFKSHQRIHTGEKPYTCSECGKSFAQSGGLTLHQRTHTGEKRYKCFECQKSFCSSSTLILHLRTHTGERPYTCSECGRGFSHSGTLTNHLRTHTGEKPYTCSECGRSFRKNCGLTSHKRSHTGEKPYTCPECGKSFSYSYNLTTHQQIHTGEKPHTCSECGKSFTQVSGLTKHQQTHRGEKRYTCLECGKSFSHSWQLTVHQRLHTGEKPYKCLECGKSFTQNGTFTLHQRTHTGEKPYTCSECGRSFSDSSSLTRHQRIHTRRKF, encoded by the exons ATGCTGCTCCTGGCAACGGCTGTCCTTCCTCGCGGAGGCGCTGGAG GAGATGTTGAAGGGATTCTGGCAGAAGGAGAACAATCAGAAGTGTCACCACAAagagccaaagaggaggaggagcaaaggaagctgagggtTCAAGATGGAGGCAGCATGCAAGAGGGGAGACGAAAGCAGAAGGCGGAGGGTAACTCTGGTACATCCCAGGGTGCTGAAAATCAAATTCgcagagaggagaaaaagcatgaatgtacagtgtgtggaaagagattgggTAGTCGCTCAACTCTTACTTCACatcaaagagtgcacacaggggagaaagcgtatacatgtacagtgtgtggaaagagcttcagtgccAGTAGTTCCCATAGGAGACAccgaagaactcatacaggggagaaaccgtatacgtgttccgagtgtggaaagccCTTCAGTCATAGTCACAGCCTTACAtcgcatcaacgaactcatacaggggagaaaccgtatacatgttccgagtgtggaaagagcttcagtcggaatggCCAGCTTACcacacatcaaagaactcatacaggggagaaaccgtatacatgttccgagtgtggaaagagctttcgtcagTGTAGCAACTTTAAgtcacatcaaagaattcatacaggggagaaaccgtatacatgttcagagtgtggaaagagcttcgctCAAAGTGGTGGCCTCACcttacatcaaagaactcatacaggagagaaacgttataaatgttttgaatgtcaaaagaGCTTCTGTTCGAGCAGTACCCTTATCTTGCAtctacgaactcatacaggggagagaccttatacatgttcagagtgtggaaggggcttcagtcacagtggtacCCTTACTAACCAcctaagaactcatacaggggagaaaccgtatacatgttcagagtgtggaaggagcttcaggaaGAATTGTGGCCTTACGTCGCATAAAAgatctcatacaggagagaaaccctatacatgtccagagtgtggaaagagcttcagctacAGTTACAACCTTACCACGCATCaacaaattcatacaggggagaaaccgcatacatgttctgagtgtggaaagagcttcactcaggtCAGTGGACTTActaaacatcaacagactcatcgag gggagaaacgatatacatgtttggagtgtggaaagagcttcagccacagtTGGCAGCTTACTGTGCATCAAAgactgcacacaggagagaaaccttataaatgcttggagtgtggcaagagcttcactCAGAATGGCACTTTTACgttacatcaaagaactcacacaggagaaaaaccatatacatgttcggagtgtgggagaagcttcagtgacagtagtagccttactagacaccaaagaattcatacaaggaGGAAATTTTAG